A window of the Linepithema humile isolate Giens D197 chromosome 4, Lhum_UNIL_v1.0, whole genome shotgun sequence genome harbors these coding sequences:
- the Cdc16 gene encoding cell division cycle protein 16 homolog: MSHPLTTNNDSMHNSIDEKSIDLENCRKLVKSYIDLHLYSAALFWADKVVSLSNEDPKDVCTLAQCMYLMKQYHRAVHLIKRYGLEKTNVMCHYLTVRCLLEAKEYNDALQVINESEICTNITQAGITFADRTDIFQDAPKNVQSSILYVKGRVYEAMDNRAVATECYKQALQCDVYSYEAFEALVQNQMLSASEERELLESLPYEQCTKGEAELLRLLYDSKLKKYQEPNTKQSLITCSVMGISVTDRLADNLDMEVTKAERLYYNCDYHQCFSLTEKILKKDPYHNSCLPVHIACLVELKKTNALFYLAHRLVDLYPEMALSWFAVGCYYYTIGKSDQARRYLAKATALDRLFGPAWLAYGHSFAVENEHDQAMAAYFKASQLMKGCHLPFLYIGLECGLTNNLKLADKFFQQAQGIAPNDPFVIHEMGVICFYNLDYKNAERLFKEAMKSIQGDLRNVILPSKWESLLNNLGHTCRKMKKYDEALEYHQQALVLDPLNPSTYSSIGFIHALMGNIQEAVDAFHRALGLRRDDTFTATMLGYVMEQLIDEAPPYSDAPTEIPKYSKSQGNETKLVEDNEVQLTMESSNTVCPSSDSQNIDKLRTNLFSGSWGENSSKGENSTPKLEQQTRDVLVVNYSTSDTSEVEMLDSSTAHIEYN; encoded by the exons ATGTCACATCCTTTAACAACAAATAACGATAGTATGCATAATTCGATAGATGAAAAAAGCATTGATCTGgaaaattgtagaaaactAGTCAAATCCTACATTGATTTG CATCTGTACAGTGCAGCTTTATTTTGGGCTGATAAAGTGGTGTCACTAAGTAATGAGGACCCGAAAGATGTATGCACCTTGGCGCAGTGTATGTATCTCATGAAACAATATCATCGTGCTGTACACCTCATAAAGAGATATGGATTGgaaaag ACTAATGTAATGTGTCACTACTTAACTGTGAGGTGTTTATTGGAAGCTAAGGAATATAATGATGCGCTTCAAGTCATTAATGAATCTGaaatatgtacaaatataaCACAAGCAGGTATTACCTTCGCCGATCGCACAGACATTTTTCAGGATGCTCCAAAAAat GTTCAGAgttcaatattatatgtaaaaggaAGAGTGTATGAAGCTATGGATAACAGAGCAGTAGCAACAGAATGTTACAAGCAAGCTTTACAGTGTGATGTCTATTCGTATGAAGCGTTTGAAGCTTTAGTGCAAAATCAAATGCTCTCGGCCTCTGAag aACGGGAACTCTTGGAGTCTTTACCATATGAACAATGTACAAAAGGTGAAGCAGAACTTTTAAGACTGCTGTATGATagcaaattaaagaaatatcaagAACCGAACACAAAGCAATCGTTAATTACGTGTAGTGTAATGGGAATTAGCGTCACTGACAGATTAGCAGACAATTTAGACATGGAAGTCACAAAGGCTGAGagattgtattataattgtgACTATCATCAATGTTTCTCACTTACAGAGAA AATCCTGAAAAAGGATCCATACCATAATTCTTGTCTTCCAGTGCACATTGCCTGTTTAGTCGAGCTTAAGAAAACTAATG cTCTGTTTTATCTGGCGCATAGATTAGTAGATTTATATCCAGAAATGGCCTTGTCATGGTTTGCAGTGGGATGTTATTATTACACTATAG GTAAAAGTGATCAAGCAAGAAGATATTTAGCAAAGGCCACCGCACTGGATAGATTGTTTGGTCCCGCTTGGTTGGCATATGGACATTCCTTTGCCGTGGAAAATGAACATGATCAAGCAATGGCTGCTTATTTTAAAGCATCTCAACTAATGAAAGGTTGCCATCTtccgtttttatatattggatTGGAGTGCGGTTTGACGAATAATCTCAAATTAGCCGACAAATTCTTTCAACAAGCTCAAGGAATAGCACCAAACGACCCGTTTGTGATACACGAAATGGGtgttatatgtttttacaACTTAGA TTACAAAAATGCAGAACGATTATTTAAGGAAGCCATGAAAAGTATTCAAGGCGATCTAAGGAATGTGATTCTTCCCAGCAAATGGGAATCATTATTGAATAATCTGGGACACACttgtagaaaaatgaaaaagtacGACGAAGCATTAGAGTATCATCAACAGGCGCTAGTTTTAGATCCTCTGAATCCATCGACATACTCGTCAATCGGATTTATTCACGCATTAATGGGCAACATCCAGGAGGCAGTGGATGCTTTTCATAGAGCACTTGGTCTTCGAAGAGACGATACATTTACTGCAACTATGTTGGGCTACGTAATGGAGCAGTTGATCGACGAGGCACCGCCGTATTCTG ATGCGCCTACGGAAATACCGAAATATAGCAAGTCTCAAGGGAATGAAACTAAACTGGTCGAGGATAACGAAGTTCAATTAACCATGGAAAGTTCGAATACCGTGTGCCCTAGTTCCGATAGTCAAAATATCGACAAATTAAGAACAAATTTGTTCTCTGGAAGCTGGGGAGAGAATTCAAGCAAAGGGGAAAATAGTACACCTAAATTAGAACAGCAAACGCGAGATGTGCTGGTTGTTAATTACTCGACCAGCGACACGTCCGAAGTTGAAATGCTAGATTCATCGACCGCACACATAGAATATAACTAA